The following are encoded together in the Ovis aries strain OAR_USU_Benz2616 breed Rambouillet chromosome 15, ARS-UI_Ramb_v3.0, whole genome shotgun sequence genome:
- the B3GNT6 gene encoding acetylgalactosaminyl-O-glycosyl-glycoprotein beta-1,3-N-acetylglucosaminyltransferase isoform X1, with protein MIHMAFPCRRSLKPKILTCLLAGLSFSILHHWFLGDLRLQQKQRSDGSLQVTHVAPAATSPSSPGPPCVANASANTTADFEKLPARIQDFLRYRHCRHFPLLWDAPAKCRGSRGPFLLLAVKSAPANFERRELIRRTWGQERSYGGRPVRRLFLLGTPAPEDAERAEQLAQLAALEAREHGDVLQWAFTDTFLNLTLKHVHLLDWLEARCPHASFLLSGDDDVFVHTANVLRFLETKSPDRHLFAGQLMSGSLPIRESWSKYFVPPQLFSGSVYPVYCSGGGFLLSRHTVQALRQAARHTPLFPIDDAFMGMCLERVGLKPSGHEGIRPFGVQLPGARQPSFDPCMYRELLLVHRFAPYEMLLMWKALHNPGLSCHRGHRVS; from the exons ATGATACAT ATGGCTTTTCCCTGCCGCAGGTCCCTGAAACCCAAGATCCTGACCTGCCTTCTAGCGGGTTTGAGTTTCTCGATCCTGCATCACTGGTTCCTCGGAGACCTCAGGCTTCAACAGAAGCAGAGGTCGGATGGGTCCCTGCAGGTGACCCACGTGGCCCCTGCTGCCACGTCGCCGTCCAGCCCAGGGCCTCCGTGCGTGGCCAACGCCTCAGCGAACACCACGGCAGACTTCGAGAAGCTGCCTGCGCGCATCCAAGACTTCCTGCGGTACCGCCACTGCCGCCACTTCCCGCTGCTCTGGGACGCGCCGGCCAAGTGCAGGGGCAGCCGCGGGCCCTTCCTGCTGCTGGCCGTGAAGTCGGCGCCGGCCAACTTCGAGCGGCGCGAGCTCATCCGCCGCACGTGGGGGCAGGAGCGCAGCTACGGCGGGCGGCCGGTGCGCCGCCTCTTCCTGCTGGGCACCCCCGCACCCGAGGACGCGGAGCGCGCAGAGCAGCTGGCGCAGCTGGCGGCGCTGGAGGCGCGCGAGCACGGCGACGTGCTGCAGTGGGCCTTCACTGACACCTTCCTCAACCTCACGCTCAAGCACGTGCACCTGCTCGACTGGCTGGAGGCCCGCTGCCCACACGCGAGCTTCCTTCTCAGCGGCGACGACGACGTCTTCGTGCACACGGCCAACGTGCTCCGCTTCCTGGAGACAAAGTCGCCCGACCGCCATCTCTTCGCCGGGCAGCTCATGAGCGGCTCCTTGCCCATCCGCGAGAGCTGGAGCAAGTACTTCGTGCCCCCACAGCTCTTCTCCGGGTCGGTCTACCCGGTGTACTGCAGCGGCGGCGGCTTCCTCCTGTCCCGCCACACGGTCCAGGCCCTGCGCCAGGCTGCCCGCCACACCCCGCTCTTCCCCATCGACGACGCCTTCATGGGCATGTGTCTGGAGCGAGTCGGCCTGAAGCCCAGCGGCCACGAGGGCATCCGGCCTTTTGGCGTGCAGCTGCCCGGCGCCCGGCAGCCCTCCTTCGACCCCTGCATGTACCGCGAGCTGCTGCTGGTGCACCGGTTTGCGCCCTATGAGATGCTGCTCATGTGGAAGGCGCTGCACAACCCAGGGCTGAGCTGTCACCGGGGGCACAGGGTCTCTTGA
- the B3GNT6 gene encoding acetylgalactosaminyl-O-glycosyl-glycoprotein beta-1,3-N-acetylglucosaminyltransferase isoform X2, translated as MAFPCRRSLKPKILTCLLAGLSFSILHHWFLGDLRLQQKQRSDGSLQVTHVAPAATSPSSPGPPCVANASANTTADFEKLPARIQDFLRYRHCRHFPLLWDAPAKCRGSRGPFLLLAVKSAPANFERRELIRRTWGQERSYGGRPVRRLFLLGTPAPEDAERAEQLAQLAALEAREHGDVLQWAFTDTFLNLTLKHVHLLDWLEARCPHASFLLSGDDDVFVHTANVLRFLETKSPDRHLFAGQLMSGSLPIRESWSKYFVPPQLFSGSVYPVYCSGGGFLLSRHTVQALRQAARHTPLFPIDDAFMGMCLERVGLKPSGHEGIRPFGVQLPGARQPSFDPCMYRELLLVHRFAPYEMLLMWKALHNPGLSCHRGHRVS; from the coding sequence ATGGCTTTTCCCTGCCGCAGGTCCCTGAAACCCAAGATCCTGACCTGCCTTCTAGCGGGTTTGAGTTTCTCGATCCTGCATCACTGGTTCCTCGGAGACCTCAGGCTTCAACAGAAGCAGAGGTCGGATGGGTCCCTGCAGGTGACCCACGTGGCCCCTGCTGCCACGTCGCCGTCCAGCCCAGGGCCTCCGTGCGTGGCCAACGCCTCAGCGAACACCACGGCAGACTTCGAGAAGCTGCCTGCGCGCATCCAAGACTTCCTGCGGTACCGCCACTGCCGCCACTTCCCGCTGCTCTGGGACGCGCCGGCCAAGTGCAGGGGCAGCCGCGGGCCCTTCCTGCTGCTGGCCGTGAAGTCGGCGCCGGCCAACTTCGAGCGGCGCGAGCTCATCCGCCGCACGTGGGGGCAGGAGCGCAGCTACGGCGGGCGGCCGGTGCGCCGCCTCTTCCTGCTGGGCACCCCCGCACCCGAGGACGCGGAGCGCGCAGAGCAGCTGGCGCAGCTGGCGGCGCTGGAGGCGCGCGAGCACGGCGACGTGCTGCAGTGGGCCTTCACTGACACCTTCCTCAACCTCACGCTCAAGCACGTGCACCTGCTCGACTGGCTGGAGGCCCGCTGCCCACACGCGAGCTTCCTTCTCAGCGGCGACGACGACGTCTTCGTGCACACGGCCAACGTGCTCCGCTTCCTGGAGACAAAGTCGCCCGACCGCCATCTCTTCGCCGGGCAGCTCATGAGCGGCTCCTTGCCCATCCGCGAGAGCTGGAGCAAGTACTTCGTGCCCCCACAGCTCTTCTCCGGGTCGGTCTACCCGGTGTACTGCAGCGGCGGCGGCTTCCTCCTGTCCCGCCACACGGTCCAGGCCCTGCGCCAGGCTGCCCGCCACACCCCGCTCTTCCCCATCGACGACGCCTTCATGGGCATGTGTCTGGAGCGAGTCGGCCTGAAGCCCAGCGGCCACGAGGGCATCCGGCCTTTTGGCGTGCAGCTGCCCGGCGCCCGGCAGCCCTCCTTCGACCCCTGCATGTACCGCGAGCTGCTGCTGGTGCACCGGTTTGCGCCCTATGAGATGCTGCTCATGTGGAAGGCGCTGCACAACCCAGGGCTGAGCTGTCACCGGGGGCACAGGGTCTCTTGA